The DNA segment TTTTTTTCTGTTGTCTGAAAACCTGCTTTTAAGGTTGGGTATAGCCTCAAGGTTTTCATTTTCATGAACAGCACAAGATTCTGTGGTTCCCAGTATCGATTTATTCCGGGTCAGAAATGCTTTGCCTATTTCTTGGTCTTCAGCAATCATCACGGCGCTCGAGTGGGATTCATGGTATAAACCAATCAAAGTGCCATCACCATAAGAGAAAGTGAACTTATTGTCTGGCTTGCCTAACTCCGTTGCCATATAAGAAGTGATTCCCGCCCGATAATTCTTTTGGCGATCTATTCTGAAAAGAGCCGTCTTGTTTTGTCCGGTTTCCATTTCAAAGATGGCGCCTTTTTTAAAATCAGCGCTCTCTAAGGCAGAGCTATTTAGGGTAAAGAACGTTTTGTCACTTTGATTTGCTTCCGCTTTGTTCAGGGAAACTTCATCTAAAGAGTTAATTTTTAATGGTGTGCTTTCCTGCGCTTTAACAACCGTTGAAAAGGTCAGGAACGCAATGATAGCTACTGCTAATAGTTTTTTCATCTCTTCTCTGCTAATAGATTTATTTTGTACAATATTGTAAATAATAAGGACTAATTCTTCCTCTAGGCAAAACGGTCTGCCAGCCGATTAATTAGATAACCACTTTCAGTGAGCGCCTGAGTTGCAAATTTTCCAAAGAAGTCTGTAACTCCTTCAAACTCTTTAATAAACCCTTCGCGGTCATTTTGTTCCACCATTTTTACCAGCTTTTTGTGGTGCTCAAAGAACTTTAACAACAGATCCCGGCGCTCTTTATTGGCAAATACAATATCAGCATAAAGTTCTGCATCCTGAGCGAAGATTCGGCCGGTCATCATTAATTCAGCGCGGTAAATTGGGGAGGAGTAATCCAGCATATCCGTGGGTTTCAAGTCAAACTCTTCCATAAAAGAACCATGCAAAAGAGCCACAAAGTGACGTAAGCCCTGAACCAGGTGCATCACATGGTCATGTTTTTGGGGATCTGCTTCAATTACACGCATGCCCCATAATTCACATTGCTCCATAAACCATTTTGCGTTTTCTCCATCCCGGGCATTACAAAATACCATCAGCTGTTTGGAAAGGTTTTGAACATCCGGACCATGCATAGGGTGAAGCCCAACTACCGGGCCGTTATGCGCCGCTAACATTGCATCAATTGGGTTAGATTTGTTGCTGGTGAAATCCGCAAGAATGGTCTCTTTCTTAAGGCGCCCGCTCAGTCTTTCGATCACGCTTTCTGTAACATTGATAGGAACCGTTACAATTACCATATCCAACTTGGGAGATATTTCCTCAAGCTCGTGCCAGTTTTTCTTGTCGATGGAGTAGGTTTCATGTCCGGATTGATCTGCTATCCGTTTGTACAGCTTGCCCATCCCTCCTTCACCTCCAACAAATAGAATATGTTTAGGAGATTCAGTAGCTATAGGAAAAGTCTCTTGTGATTGAGTTGCTCTGGAAGCAGTCATAATCATTCTTAAAAAATCTTCCGCCCAGTCAGGATCAATACCTTTAGTTTTCGCAAGATCTTTAAATGCTTTTGACTTCTCTTCTTCGCGCGCCGGCACAAAAACCGGTAGCTGATTCTCAACTTTTCGCTTAATTACATCCCGAACAATATCCCCCCGCTCTGAAAGCAAGTCCAGAATTTGCTCGTCAATTTCATCTATACGCTTACGGGGCGACTCTAAATCTTTATGCCGATGAGACATCTGTATTTGGTTTTATTAGCCACAAAATCGCTAAATCACAAAATGTTTTGGCTAGGCTGAAGCTTGAATCAGCGGTTCTCTCCGCTAATCAGCCTTTTGAGTTCAATGAACTTCTTTAAACACTATAATTTCAAATCTTTTTCGTGTTTTAGCGATTTTGTGGCATTAATTTTTCTGTGTTCTTGTTTCCTAAGTTACGTTACAGTTTGTACCTTTGAAAGGCATATATGTCCCAATTTAAACTTCACTCACCTTACGAACCCGCAGGCGATCAGCCTAGTGCCATAGCTGAACTTACAGAAGGCCTCAATGCGGGAGATAAATTTCAAACTTTGCTGGGAATAACCGGCTCCGGTAAAACGCGTACCGTTGCCAACGTTATTGAAAATGTGGAGAAACCCACCCTGGTAATGAGTCATAATAAAACGCTGGCCGCTCAGCTCTATCGGGAGCTTAGTGACTTTTTCCCCGAGAATCGTGTAGAGTTTTTTATCTCTTACTATGACTATTATCAGCCGGAAGCCTACCTCTCTACACAGGATAAATTCATTGAAAAAGATCTTTCTATCAATGAAGAAATCCAGCGACTGAGGCTTCGGGCGACAAGCTCTTTACTCTCCGGGCGACGGGATGTAATCATTGTTTCTTCAGTGAGTTGTATTTACGGTATTGGCTCACCTTCTGAATATGAGAAATTAATTTTGACCCTGAATAAAGGTCAGGAGATTCCGCGCAATACTATTTTGTATGATTTGGTGGACCTTCATTATAACCGAAATGACCTGGACTTTAAGCGAGGGACTTTCCGGGTTCGGGGTGATGTGATAGATGTCTATCCGGCCTATTCTGACGAAGGACTTCGAATTACACAGTGGGGGGATGAAATTGAATCCCTTCAGCTTTTTGATGTAAACGATGGAACTGTTCATGACTCTGTGGATGAGTTTCGGGTTTATCCTGCTTCACATTATGTGACTTCTAAGGCTAGACTTGAACAATCCATTGAGCAAATTCGAGAAGAATTAGAGTGGCGAAGAAAAGTCCTCGTGGATGAAGAAAAATTTCTGGAAGCTAAACGCATAGAGCAGCGCACCCTTTTTGATATTGAGATGATTCAGGAAATCGGATACTGCTCTGGGATCGAAAACTACTCCCGATATTTAAGTGCCCGAAAGCCCGGCGAACGCCCCTACTGTTTGCTCGATTATTTCCCGGATGATTTTTTGGTGGTTGTAGATGAAAGTCACCAAACTATTCCCCAAATTTCAGCTATGTACGGCGGAGATCGCTCTCGAAAAGTCGAATTGGTTGAACACGGGTTCCGACTACCTTCCGCGCTTGATAACCGTCCACTTACATTTGATGAGTGGGAAGGTTTAGTAAATCAGGCCATTTTTGTAAGTGCTACACCCAGTGATTATGAACTGGAAAAGTCCGGCGGTGTTTATACCGAACAAATTATTCGACCAACCGGGTTGATGGAACCCGAGATTGAAATCCGCCCGCTGGATAACCAGGTGGATGATTTATTGAGTGAAATTCAGGAAAAAGTTAAAAAGAAAGAACGGGTTCTGGTTATTACTTTAACCAAACGGCTTAGTGAAGAGCTCAGTGAATACCTTAAAAACCTTGGCATCAGCGCGGCATATATGCATAGCGAGTTAAATGCCCTTGAAAGAATCGAAGTTTTATATAAATTCCGCCGCGGAGATTTCGATGTTCTCGTTGGAATTAACCTGTTGCGTGAGGGGATTGATATTCCTGAGCTGAGTTTAGTTGCTATTATGGATGCCGACAAGGAAGGCTTTCTTAGATCAGAAACATCATTGTTTCAGATTGTAGGGCGCGCCGCCCGAAATGTTGGCGGAAAAGCCATTTTGTATGCAAACAAAATGACGAAAAGCATCCAAAAGGTAGTAGATGAAACCGAGCGCCGGCGCAAAGTTCAGGAAGAGTATAATGAGAAACATGGAATCACTCCTGAAACCATTAAGAAGGAATTGAAGCCTTTGGTTGACCCGGCATTGATATCTAACAAAAGCTTTGATTTTGCTCAGGGTGACGACGATGCGAGCGAAGAAGCGCTTGAAATTGTTAAAGTTGCTGAGGATGGCATTCAGTATAAAGCCAGTCCGGCGATGAAAGAAGTCACCTTTGAAAGCAAAGACAAGTTAATTGAACATCTCCGGGAAACCATGATTCATGCTGCCAAAAACATGGAGTTTGAGGAGGCGGCCCGAATCAGGGACCAAATCGGACAATTAGAACAAGAATTATAGTTTACCATGAAGAATACTATTACATTTTTGAAATCATTCGCAACGGATAAAGATGTTGCTTCTATTACGCCATCTTCTCAATACTGTGTGCGTAAGCTTTGCGAGCATATTGATTTCAAGGCCACCAAAACAATTGTAGAATATGGTGGCGGGACCGGGGTATTCACTAAGCATTTCTTAAAGAAAATGAGTCCTGATGCTCAGCTTTTTGTGTTTGAAACCAACGACAATTTTATAAACACGCTTTCTAAAATTGACGACGACAGACTTACTATTTTCCCTGACAGTGTTGAAAATATAATGTCTTTGATGCCGGAAGAACTGATTGGCAATGTTGATCATGTAGTTTCCGGTATTCCCTTCTCTTTCTTTGACTGGGATATGAAAATCGACATCCTGAATAAAACTAAAGAAGTGCTCCACGAGAACGGATCTTTCTTAGCCTATCAAACATCCGGGCATCTAAAAAAGCCGCTTACCGAAGTATTTGATAACTACACGACTGACTTCTGCTGGAAGAACATCCCGCCGTATTTTATTTATGAGTCGGTGAATGAGCTATAGTTCAAAAGTATCTAGATGCTATTCTTTTCATATAATTATTAGTTCTTGCTTCATTTTTATTAACATAAATAACACCCTTTTAAAGGATTTCATTTAGCTTTTTACCATTCCGGGTCTATTTTTGTAAAGATTAAATATGGGTTATCATTCTTGTCAATTTCCTTTTCAAAAGCTACCAAAGAAGGGTTTTTTTGTTTTAAGCTAGACCACTCGGATCCCTTCTTTTTCTTATTTGAAATATATTCTACAAGGGATGTAGATTGTTGAAACCACACCAAAGTATCTCCTTTTATTTGAATCGGCCGTCGCATCATTGGACCTAATCCTATATCATCTTTAAGCTTAATGTTACTTGTGTGAAGCATTTTGTTTTCTTTATTAGATGCAAACACATAGTTATGATTTCTTTTATATCTATATGTAAAAAATGAAAAATCTTCAGCTTCATAATAGTTTGATATATTATTAGCGTACTCTTCTAATAGTTTAATTCTCTCTATAACATTTTCTTTCTCTTCAAAAAAACTCTCCGGTAATTCTTTTTCTCCAAAATCTATTTTTTTGATTTTTTTAAATTTTTCTTTGTCATAGCTATAGATAATATAATCTGATGGGGCTGTAAAAAATACTTTATCATTAAATACAGAAAAGTTTGTAGGCAAATTGTAATGGTAATCTATTAGGTCAGGATCAATATCAATACTCTCCTCTCTTATATTAAAATCATTATCTGTTATCAGCATGTTATGGCTATCATCCATTGAGTTTGTTAAAACATTATTCATAAAGATTAAATAACCACTTTCAATTTTTTTAAATCTACTTAACCGATGTTTGAAAGTTTTTTCCTCAATGTATTCTCCATTGTTTGAATTATAGTATATAAACTTACTTCCACCGGTATCATATATAATAATTTGATTGTTTTTTAGATCAACATCAAAATCGTTGGGACTCATAAATTCTCCTGGTCCTCTACCATAATTTGATATATCAAATAATAATCTCCCCTCTTCATTATATACATACAGTGCTAATGATTGCTCTGCATCCAATACATATATTTTGTTGTTCTTCAATAAAACTTTCTCTATCTGACCGATATAATTTCCGCCTTCTTCAGATAGCTTTAGATACTTTACATTAGATATTATTGAACTTGTATTTACAAATTCAGTTTTTTCAGGATTAATTTCTGTCGCCTCAATTTTTGACCCCTTCTTTTTCTTTTCTGTATCGGAGCATCCAAATATTAGGAAAAAAGTTAACAGTGTTAGTATAATTTTGTCCATAAGATCTACTTTAAAGAGTCAGTCTTTAGATTATGCTTTCTTTCTGATAGGACCTACCATTCCTCTGGGTCAACAGGCATTTCATCATAGGTGTATTGGTTTTCTGCTTCACATGTACCAGCTCCATATATACACCTAATCACGATTTAGCCTGATTCATACTATAGAACCCCAGTATATTTTATTTATGAGTCGGTGATTAAGTAGGGTTACTTTACTCTGGCTTCTTGCCCAGTTTTTTGCATAAAGAACCCAGCTGTTCTTTTTCTTTATTACTGAGGCAGCTAAACTCTTCCTTAATTTTCCCGAGGTGCTGTGGGAAAAAGTCTTCAATATATGATCGCCCTTTTTTTGTTAACGAGATAATTACAGCCCTGCGATCATTGGGGTCTGTTTTCTTTTCAACCATTCCACTCTTCTGAAGGTTATCAATCACCAGCGTGATATTTCCTCCACTTTTTAACAACTTCTGCCCTAATTCTCTTTGATTAAGAGGACCTAAATGAAGTAAGGCCTCCAGAGTGCCAAACTGACTCACCGTTAGATTTGCTTCAGAGAGGTGGCGAGACAACCTCCCGTTCATACTTTCGGTGGCACGCATTAACTTAATAAATGCATTCAGGGT comes from the Balneola sp. genome and includes:
- a CDS encoding excinuclease ABC subunit B (The UvrABC repair system catalyzes the recognition and processing of DNA lesions. The beta-hairpin of the Uvr-B subunit is inserted between the strands, where it probes for the presence of a lesion) — its product is MSQFKLHSPYEPAGDQPSAIAELTEGLNAGDKFQTLLGITGSGKTRTVANVIENVEKPTLVMSHNKTLAAQLYRELSDFFPENRVEFFISYYDYYQPEAYLSTQDKFIEKDLSINEEIQRLRLRATSSLLSGRRDVIIVSSVSCIYGIGSPSEYEKLILTLNKGQEIPRNTILYDLVDLHYNRNDLDFKRGTFRVRGDVIDVYPAYSDEGLRITQWGDEIESLQLFDVNDGTVHDSVDEFRVYPASHYVTSKARLEQSIEQIREELEWRRKVLVDEEKFLEAKRIEQRTLFDIEMIQEIGYCSGIENYSRYLSARKPGERPYCLLDYFPDDFLVVVDESHQTIPQISAMYGGDRSRKVELVEHGFRLPSALDNRPLTFDEWEGLVNQAIFVSATPSDYELEKSGGVYTEQIIRPTGLMEPEIEIRPLDNQVDDLLSEIQEKVKKKERVLVITLTKRLSEELSEYLKNLGISAAYMHSELNALERIEVLYKFRRGDFDVLVGINLLREGIDIPELSLVAIMDADKEGFLRSETSLFQIVGRAARNVGGKAILYANKMTKSIQKVVDETERRRKVQEEYNEKHGITPETIKKELKPLVDPALISNKSFDFAQGDDDASEEALEIVKVAEDGIQYKASPAMKEVTFESKDKLIEHLRETMIHAAKNMEFEEAARIRDQIGQLEQEL
- a CDS encoding bifunctional chorismate mutase/prephenate dehydrogenase, producing MSHRHKDLESPRKRIDEIDEQILDLLSERGDIVRDVIKRKVENQLPVFVPAREEEKSKAFKDLAKTKGIDPDWAEDFLRMIMTASRATQSQETFPIATESPKHILFVGGEGGMGKLYKRIADQSGHETYSIDKKNWHELEEISPKLDMVIVTVPINVTESVIERLSGRLKKETILADFTSNKSNPIDAMLAAHNGPVVGLHPMHGPDVQNLSKQLMVFCNARDGENAKWFMEQCELWGMRVIEADPQKHDHVMHLVQGLRHFVALLHGSFMEEFDLKPTDMLDYSSPIYRAELMMTGRIFAQDAELYADIVFANKERRDLLLKFFEHHKKLVKMVEQNDREGFIKEFEGVTDFFGKFATQALTESGYLINRLADRFA
- a CDS encoding MarR family transcriptional regulator, encoding MGTHYEGSEEDKSTLNAFIKLMRATESMNGRLSRHLSEANLTVSQFGTLEALLHLGPLNQRELGQKLLKSGGNITLVIDNLQKSGMVEKKTDPNDRRAVIISLTKKGRSYIEDFFPQHLGKIKEEFSCLSNKEKEQLGSLCKKLGKKPE